A region from the Fusarium graminearum PH-1 chromosome 4, whole genome shotgun sequence genome encodes:
- a CDS encoding import inner membrane translocase subunit TIM13 — protein MDSTQVKAAVIKQVQQEANLVNARTLIEKLQETCFEKCVPKPGTSLSSGETTCMTSCMEKYMAAWNMVNSAYIARLRQESGH, from the exons ATGGATTCCACACAAgtcaaggctgctgtcaTCAAGCAGGTCCAGCAGGAGGCCAACCTGGTCAACGCTCGAACTCTGATTGAG AAACTTCAAGAGACCTGCTTCGAGAAGTGCGTTCCCAAGCCCGGAACCTCCCTGTCGAGCGGCGAGACGACCTGCATGACCAGCTGTATGGAGAAGTACATGGCCGCCTGGAACATGGTCAACTCAGCCTACATTGCTCGATTAAGGCAGGAGTCTGGTCACTAA
- a CDS encoding cAMP-dependent protein kinase type 3, with product MPSLGFLKKKRTREGNSDPSASSPTSPVTPTTSRSKSISKAFHLPRNNRHSTSAPTAQPTNAQQQSQQQPEHQHQEGAAPQSNQPPAQNQQTAGASDGQQDHDMDTIKLHKPEYGTNSMSPHDHQNLPSINNLINQPQQQQNAQGNSYNNAQSNPQFLAATIDNHRPQTVSPGTDPATLQQQQQQAMPQPPQQQQPSDNQQSQQRYQHQQQPQAQQQQQQQQPQQQSQQFQQQQHQEQNQNQNQNEAQQQPQQQPRQPGHQYTNSVMRVTKGKYSLGDFDILRTLGTGSFGRVHLVQSKHNQRFYAVKVLKKAQVVKMKQVEHTNDERRMLADVKHPFLITLWGTFQDSKNLYMVMDFVEGGELFSLLRKSGRFPNPVAKFYAAEVTLALEYLHSKNIIYRDLKPENLLLDRHGHLKITDFGFAKRVPDKTWTLCGTPDYLAPEVVSNKGYNKSVDWWSLGILIYEMLCGYTPFWDSGSPMKIYENILKGKVKYPAYVNADAQNLLERLITADLTKRLGNLYGGPADVKNHPWFAEVTWDRLARKDIDAPYTPPVKAGAGDASQFDRYPEDPEKYGMVGGTDEYGHMFTEF from the exons ATGCCTTCACTGGGGTTTCTCAAGAAAAAGCGGACCAGAGAGGGCAACTCTGACCCTTCGGCCTCAAGTCCAACCAGCCCAGTCACTCCTACCACGTCCAGGTCCAAGTCCATCTCTAAAGCTTTTCACCTGCCTCGAAACAACAGACATTCCACCTCAGCCCCGACTGCCCAGCCAACCAACGCCCAGCAACAATCGCAGCAACAGCCcgaacatcaacaccagGAAGGCGCCGCGCCTCAATCCAATCAGCCTCCTGCGCAAAACCAACAAACGGCAGGTGCCTCCGACGGCCAGCAAGATCACGATATGGACACAATCAAGCTTCACAAGCCCGAGTACGGGACAAATTCCATGAGCCCACACGATCATCAAAATCTTCCAAGCATCAATAATCTTATCaaccagcctcagcagcagcaaaatGCCCAGGGCAATTCCTATAACAACGCCCAGAGCAACCCGCAGTTCTTAGCTGCGACAATAGATAATCATCGTCCACAAACCGTCAGCCCTGGAACTGATCCCGCAACcctccagcagcaacagcagcaggcCATGCCacagcctcctcagcaacagcagccttCTGACAACCAGCAGTCTCAGCAACGATaccaacatcagcagcaaccgCAGgcccagcaacagcaacagcaacagcagcctcaacaacagtCGCAGCAgtttcaacaacagcaacaccaggaacagaaccagaaccagaaccagaacgaggcgcagcagcagccacaacagcagcctcgtCAGCCTGGTCACCAGTATACCAATTCCGTGATGCGCGTCACGAAAGGCAAGTACTCGCTTGGTGACTTCGATATCTTGAGGACGCTTGGAACTGGTAGCTTCGGCCGTGTCCATCTAGTCCAATCGAAGCACAACCAGCGTTTCTATGCTGTCAAAGTGCTCAAGAAGGCACAGGtggtcaagatgaagcaggtTGAGCATACCAATGACGAACGACGCATGCTGGCTGATGTCAAGCACCCTTTTCTTATCACTCTTTGGGGTACCTTTCAGGACTCAAAGAACCTCTACATGGTGATGGACTTTGTTGAAGGTGGCGAGCTGTTTTCTCTTCTGAGGAAGTCTGGT CGCTTCCCTAACCCTGTAGCCAAATTCTACGCGGCAGAGGTCACTTTAGCCTTGGAATACCTCCATTCCAAGAATATCATCTACCGTGATCTCAAGCCAGAAAACTTGCTACTTGATCGACATGGCCACCTCAAGATTACAGATTTCGGCTTCGCGAAGCGTGTGCCCGACAAGACTTGGACCCTGTGCGGCACACCTGATTACTTAGCCCCCGAAGTGGTCTCTAATAAGGGTTACAACAAATCTGTGGATTG GTGGTCGTTGGGTATTCTGATATACGAAATGCTTTGTGGTTACACGCCATTCTGGGACAGTGGATCTCCGATGAAGATCTACGAAAACAttctcaagggcaaggtcaaATATCCCGCATACGTTAACGCAGACGCCCAGAATCTCCTGGAGCGTCTGATCACAGCCGATTTGACGAAGCGATTGGGCAACTTGTACGGAGGCCCAGCAGATGTGAAGAACCACCCTTGGTTTGCCGAAGTCACCTGGGACCGACTAGCCAGGAAGGACATAGATGCTCCGTATACGCCACCGGTCAAAGCAGGTGCTGGTGACGCCAGCCAGTTCGATCGTTATCCTGAGGACCCTGAAAAATATGGAATGGTTGGAGGAACAGATGA GTACGGACACATGTTCACAGAGTTTTAA
- a CDS encoding histone acetyltransferase type B catalytic subunit: protein MEDTTQWLSDASTAIHISLVSPSESGLQHVATFNPRHTYSIFGDDEKIFGYQDLKVNLRYRANDMRPHLNISYSKKSGTINELEPTDVAAILDEGNHLPKIAFAKARDFEESSKQLSDDWTPPGKLHTTFDSPEGQYEIWCGNLADPAVKQLNSRLQIFVPLFIEGGTYIGQDPDEDSAELDLSDADRWTFFSLYQKRKVGDKTAYVFVGYSTIYRFYYFQPPTPPASPQSDEWELPNGNMDLGELPCRTRLSQFIILPPFQGKGNGARLYKTIFEHYHKIPQTYEFTVEDPNEAFDDLRDICDLQFLRKMPEFNNLLVDTNIKIPKKGFLPKLIIGSSLLEEIRLRAKIAPRQFGRVLEMHLMSKLPVSVRPTMAIEDQPAATKADQHEAKVWGLIVKQRLYRHNKEVLSQIEPAERVEKLDDTLHGVGLEYARILAAVDRSDKYEGQTTASSKRKLDADEITEDLSNKKARVEDA from the exons atgGAAGACACCACGCAGT GGCTGTCTGACGCCAGCACGGCCATCCACATCAGCCTTGTATCTCCCTCCGAATCTGGTCTCCAGCATGTTGCGACCTTTAATCCCCGACACACCTATTCGATTTtcggcgatgatgagaagatctTTGGGTACCAGgacctcaaggtcaaccttCGATATCGCGCCAACGACATGCGACCGCACCTGAACATTTCATACAGCAAGAAGTCCGGCACAATCAACGAACTTGAACCTACAGATGTTGCAGCTATCCTTGATGAGGGCAACCATCTCCCCAAAA TTGCTTTTGCTAAAGCTAGGGATTTTGAGGAAAGCTCCAAGCAACTGAGCGACGATTGGACACCACCAGGAAAGCTTCACACAACCTTCGACAGTCCAGAGGGCCAATATGAAATCTGGTGCGGAAACCTTGCCGACCCCGCTGTCAAGCAGCTCAACAGCCGTTTGCAAATATTCGTACCTCTCTTCATTGAAGGGGGTACCTATATTGGCCAAGACCCTGATGAGGACTCAGCCGAGCTCGACCTGTCCGATGCCGACCGCTGGACCTTCTTCAGCCTCTACCAGAAGCGCAAGGTGGGAGACAAGACCGCCTATGTGTTTGTAGGCTACTCGACCATCTACCGATTCTACTACTTCCAGCCTCCCACCCCACCGGCATCACCACAGAGCGACGAGTGGGAATTGCCCAATGGCAACATGGACCTTGGCGAGCTCCCTTGCAGAACAAGACTttctcaattcatcatcctgcCTCCTTTCCAGGGCAAGGGCAATGGTGCGCGACTCTACAAGACTATTTTCGAGCACTACCACAAAATCCCACAAACGTACGAGTTCACTGTGGAGGACCCCAACGAGGCATTCGACGACTTGCGAGACATATGTGACCTGCAATTCCTTCGGAAAATGCCAGAGTTCAACAATTTGCTAGTCGACACCAATATTAAAATCCCTAAGAAGGGGTTCCTCCCAAAGCTAATTATAGGCTCCTCACTCCTTGAAGAGATTCGACTCCGAGCCAAAATCGCTCCCCGTCAATTCGGACGAGTTCTTGAGATGCATTTGATGTCCAAGCTCCCCGTATCAGTACGACCAACCATGGCGATCGAAGATCAACCGGCTGCGACAAAGGCTGATCAGCACGAAGCCAAAGTATGGGGCTTGATCGTGAAGCAGCGACTTTACCGTCACAACAAAGAAGTTCTTTCTCAAATTGAACCTGCTGAGCGTGTGGAGAAGCTCGATGACACCCTGCATGGCGTTGGGCTTGAGTATGCGCGTATCTTGGCTGCTGTCGATCGCTCAGATAAGTACGAGGGCCAGACAACAGCTAGCAGTAAGCGAAAGCTTGACGCGGATGAGATTACGGAAGATTTGAGCAACAAGAAGGCTCGAGTGGAAGATGCCTGA
- a CDS encoding pyrroline-5-carboxylate reductase, which translates to MPNSMALTPYGSNGSTDLTMAVLGCGTMGVAILSGILNSLAEMQGPKPLQTLTSSPGDEVPDRLPSRFVASVATPAGAKRVKGALWEHSSILKVVHNDNIGAVQQSEVVILACKPWMVKEILTEPGISKALHGKLLISVCAGITVEDIEIALHGAVPCKDPEEDGRCRIVRAMCNTAAVIRESMTVIASPNSPLDHATESLVTWIFKRIGDVVYLPTRHMDASTALCASGPAFFALVLEAAIDGAVAMGIPRPDAQRMATQSMRGTAGLVQNGEHPALLREKVCTSGGCTIGGVLVLEEGKVRGTVSRAVREAAVVAGQIGKGADGVNGTRFHYE; encoded by the exons ATGCCCAACTCAATGGCTCTCACGCCTTACGGCTCAAATGGAAGTACAGACCTCACCATGGCTGTCCTTGGCTGTG GTACTATGGGTGTTGCCATTCTCAGTGGTATTTTGAACTCTCTCGCAGAGATGCAAGGGCCCAAGCCCCTCCAAACTTTGACTTCATCGCCCGGCGACGAGGTGCCTGATCGACTTCCCTCACGTTTCGTCGCCAGCGTAGCCACTCCTGCTGGTGCTAAGCGCGTCAAAGGTGCCCTTTGGGAGCACTCTTCTATTCTCAAGGTTGTCCACAACGACAACATTGGTGCTGTTCAGCAGTCCGAGGTCGTCATCCTCGCATGCAAGCCGTGGATGGTCAAGGAGATTCTCACCGAGCCTGGTATTTCAAAGGCTCTGCACGGCAAGCTCCTTATCAGTGTCTGTGCTGGTATCACtgttgaggatatcgagaTCGCTCTCCACGGCGCTGTGCCCTGCAAGGATCCCGAGGAGGATGGCCGATGCCGCATTGTCCGTGCCATGTGCAACACCGCTGCCGTTATCCGCGAATCCATGACCGTCATTGCATCCCCCAACTCCCCTCTCGACCACGCCACTGAGAGCCTTGTCACCTGGATTTTCAAGCGCATCGGCGACGTCGTCTACCTGCCAACCCGACACATGGACGCATCAACAGCTCTGTGCGCGTCAGGTCCTGCCTTCTTCGCCCTCGTCCTAGAGGCTGCCATTGACGGTGCGGTTGCCATGGGTATTCCCCGCCCAGATGCTCAGCGCATGGCCACGCAGTCTATGAGAGGTACTGCTGGCCTTGTCCAGAACGGTGAGCACCCTGCTCTTCTCCGCGAGAAGGTCTGCACATCCGGAGGTTGCACTATTGGCGGCgtcttggttcttgaggaagGCAAAGTCCGTGGCACCGTCTCAAGAGCTGTACGTGaagctgctgttgttgctggacaGATCGGCAAGGGAGCCGACGGTGTGAATGGAACAAGGTTCCACTACGAGTAA